The genomic DNA CGGACTCGATCGCGCCGAGCGCCGCGCGATCGCGAAGCTGCGTATCCGCATCGGCGCGCTCGACCTGTTCCTGCCCGACATGCTCAAGCCCGAGGCCGCGCGCTGGCGTGCCGCCCTCCGCGCCGCCGCCACCGGCGCCCCGATGCCGGAGCTGCCGGCCGATTCCGCCGTCGTCCTCCATACGCCGGACGATCCTGCGCTGCTCGAGCGGCTCGGCTTTCGCGCGGCAGGTCCGCAGATGCTGCGCGTCGACATCGCCGAGCGGTTCGCGCGCCATGCGCATGAGGCACGTGGCTGCAAGGGGCCGGTGGTCGATGCCGCGCTCGCCACCTCGATCGGCCTCAAGCCCGAGGCGCTGGCGCGGCTGATGCGCGCGATCGGCTTCCGTCCAGCGGCCGGCGAGGCCGGCTGGGTATGGCAGGGCCGCCCCAAGCCGCGGCGTGAGCGCGAACAGCCCGCCGGCCACGCCTTCGCCAAGCTCGCGGAGCTGAAGCGTGGCTGAGACGCTGCGGCTCGACAAATTCCTGTGGTTTGCGCGCATCGTGAAGACGCGGGCCTTGGCACAGGCAATGGCGGAAGCGGGGCGAATCCGCATGGACGGCCGCATCCTCGATCGTGCCCATGCCCCGGTCCGCTCCGGCGACGTGCTGAGCTTCGCGCAGCGCGGCACCGTCCGCGTGATCCGTATCCTCGCGCTCCCCGACCGCCGTGGCCCGCCCGACGAAGCGCGGGCGCTCTATGAGGCGGTTTCCGAGCAGCCGTTGACGAGCGGAGGCGGGCAGGATTAGGGCGAAGGCAGGGAGAAGCCGCGCAATGACCTATGTCGTCACCGAAGCCTGCATCCGCTGCAAATATATGGATTGCGTCGAAGTGTGTCCGGTGGACTGCTTCTACGAGGGCGACAACATGCTGGTTATCAACCCCAGCGAGTGCATCGACTGCGGCGTATGCGAGCCCGAATGTCCGGCCGAAGCGATCCTGCCCGATACCGAAAACGGGCTGGAGAAGTGGCTGGAACTCAACGCCACTTATTCCGCCGAATGGCCCAACATCACCCGCAAGCGCGAATCGCCTGCCGATGCCGATGAGCACAAGGGTGAAGACGGCAAATTCGATAAATATTTCAGCGCCGAACCGGGCCAAGGCGACTGATCCTGCCCCTTTGGGCGAAGGACGGCCGCGCTTTGGTCAGAAATGGCCCACCGGCCTAGTTTTTCCGTCGCATCTATGTTATACGATTGTCATCGACGCGGGTGCTTCTCTGCGCCCGCACAAGCGCAACCACGAAGAATCGCCGCACATCGGTTTACGACTCGCGTCTGGTGGGGGGATGCGAACCGTCCCGAACAGCGGCCATTTCCACGGAAGGTTTGATAGATGGCAGCGAAGGCGTTGAGCTTCGACGTTGGCGATTATGTCGTATACCCCAAGCACGGCGTAGGCCGCGTGGTCGAGCTGCAGAGCACCGACATCGCCGGAATGCAGCTTGAACTCTATGTGCTGCGCTTCGAAAAGGAAAAGATGACGCTGCGCGTTCCGACCAACAAGGCGGAAAGCGTCGGCATGCGCAAGCTGTCCTCCGACAAGACGCTGAAGGACGCGCTGGAAACGCTCAAGGGCAAGCCCAAGGTGAAGCGCACCATGTGGTCGCGCCGCGCGCAGGAATATGAAGCGAAGATCAACTCGGGCGATCTCATCTCGATCGCCGAAGTGACGCGCGATTTGTTCCGTGCCGACGATCAGCCCGAGCAGAGCTATTCCGAGCGCCAGATCTTCGAGGCCGCATCGAGCCGCCTGGCACGCGAACTGGCCGCGATGGAGCAGGTCGACGAGCCGAAGGCGCTCGAGCAGATCCTCGAAATCCTGAACAAGGCCGCGGCGATCTATAACAAGGACAAGGTGGCCGCGGAAAAGTAAGCCGCGAACCTTTGGCGAACGCATGACGGGGCGGTCCTTCGGGGCCGCCCTTTCTGTTTGGGAGTTGCGCCGATCGTGGCCCTTCTGTATTGTTTTGCTAACACAGCAGGGAGACTATCGATGCGCATCATCGCCATCGCCGCCGTTCCGATCCTCGCACTCGCCGGATGCAACATGGTCGCCGACGCCCAGCGTGGCGGGGACGACGATGCACCGCGCGGCACTGCCGAGCGCAGCTTTCAGGTCGGCGCGTTCGAGGGCGTGTCGCTCGCCGGGCACAATGATGTCGAGGTGAAGGTCGGAGGCCCCGTCTCGGTCCGCGCCGTCGGCGATGCCGCAGAGCTCGACCGGCTGGAGATCGAAGTGCGCAACGGCACGCTCCGCATCGGCGAGCAGCGCAACATCGGCACGCACCGCGGCAAGGCGGTGATCTACGTGACGGTGCCGTCGCTCAGCGCCGCCGCGATCGGCGGATCGGGCGACATGAAGATCGACCGCGCCGAATCGCGCCGCTTCGCCGGATCGATCGGCGGATCGGGCGACATGGAGATCGGCCAGCTCAAGGCGGGCGAGGCCTCCTTCTCGATCGCCGGATCGGGCGGCATCAAGGCGGCCGGCACCGCCGACAGCGCCGAAACATCGATCGCGGGATCGGGCGACATCGATCTCGCGGGCCTCACGGCCGGCGACGCAGACATCAGCATCGTCGGATCGGGCAACACCAGCATCCGGGCAACGCGCAACGCGACCGTATCGATCATGGGATCGGGCGACGCGAAGATCAGCGGCGGCGCGCGCTGCAAGATCAGCAAGATGGGTTCCGGCTCCGTCGATTGCGGCTGAGGCGGCGCGGATATTGAGGCCGCGTTAACCTTTTACGTTCATCAACGGGGACATGAACCGCATCCCCGTCGCGCTTCTCTTCGCCGCTCTCGCCCCCGCGCCTGCCGCGGCGGCGGAGCGGCGCTTTACCGTCACCGATTTCGACCGGGTCCAGATCGACGGGCCGTTCGAAGTGCGCCTCGTCACCGGCAAACCCAACGGCGCGATAGCGCGCGGCGATACACGCGCGCTCGATTCGGTGTCGATCGAGGTTCAGGGCAAGCTGCTCAAGGTAAAACCCAGCCTGTCGCGCTGGGGCGGCTATCCCGGCGAGGCCACTGGCACTCCGGTCATCGAGCTTTCGACGCGCGATCTCGCCAGCGTGTTCGTACGCGGCACGGGCAGTCTTTCCGTCGACAGCGTCAAGGCGATGAAGTTCGAAGCTTCGCTCTCGGGCAGCGGCGCGATCGCGATCGGCCGTATCGAGGCCGACCGGCTCGATCTCGCGCTGCTCGGATCGGGCGGCATCACGATCGCGGGCAAGGCGAAGACGCTGCGCGCCTCCATCCAGGGCCAGGGCGATCTTGCCGCCGAAGGGCTCGTGTCCGAGGATGCGCAGATCAACGCCGGCACCACCGGCCGGGTCATGACCACCGTCAACCGCGCCGTGAAGGTCAATTCCGCAGGGTCCGGCGATGTCGAAATCGCCGGCAAGGCCGCCTGCACCGTCACCGTCCGCGGCAGCGGACGGGTGATGTGCGGACGCTAGAGCTCAGATAAGCGCCAGCGTCGCGAGCTGCCGCGCCATCGCGGGCGGCAATTCCAATATGCCCGCCACCCCCTCGCCGAGATCGGCGGGTGCGTCTTCCGCATTGAGATAGCGCCAGCCCTGATGCGCGCGCTTTGGCGCCGCCGTCAGCGGGACGACCGCCGGATCGAGCCGGATCAGCGTCCGCCGTTCGGCCGCGTCCTCGAACCCCAAGATCTCCTGCCGTGCGATGATGCGGTGCTTGACGATCCAGAACAAAGATCCGCCAATCAGCTCGTCCGCGCGCTTGGGGCGGAAGCGGGTAAGCACCGGCACGAACCCATCGCGCATCCGCCGCGCCTGCCGGTTGCGCAGCGCCGAGAAGCTCGCGCAGCCGACGGCGACCTTGCTGATGTGGAGCGGCATGGCGGCGATATGGCGGCGCGCGCCAATCGCTTCAATGGCTTACCAGCCCTGCCGCGACCGCAAGGCCGAGGAAGGCGAGAAAGCCCATCGAATCAGTGATCGTGGTCACGAACACCGAGGAGGCGACGGCGGGATCCTGGTTGAGCCGATCGAGCAGCAGCGGCACCAGCACGCCCGCCAACCCGGCGATGACGATGTTGATGAGCATCGCGACCGCGATCACCCCGCCGAGCGCCGGGTTGCCGAACACCAGCCCGGCGCCGATGCCGATGAGGATGGCGATCGTCGCGCCGTTGAGCAGCGCAAGCCGTATCTCGCGCCAGATGGTGCGCAGCGAGTTGGACCGGGTGAGCTGGTTCATCGCGAGCGCGCGCACCGCCACCGCCATCGTCTGCGTGCCCGCATTGCCGCCGATCGAGGCGACGATCGGCATGAGCACGGCGAGCGCGACCATCTGCTCGATCGCGGCGCCGAACAAGGCGATGATCGACGATCCGACCAGTGCGGTCAGCAGGTTCGCCGCCAGCCAGCGGACGCGTGCCTTGTAGCTGTCGCGCAGCGGCTCGTTGATGTCGCCCTCGCCCGCGCCGGAGAGCAGCAGCACGTCTTCGCCCGCTTCCTCCTGGATGATGTGGACGATGTCGTCGACGGTGATCATGCCGACGAGACGCCCCGCGGGATCGACCACCGCGGCGGAAATCAGCGCGTATTTCTGGAAGCGGAGCGCCACTTCCTCCTGGTCCATATCGACCGGGATCAGCGTCTGCTCGCGCTGCATGAGATCCGCCATCGCGAAATTGCGCGGCGTGCGGAGGATCCAGCTCAGCGCGACCGAGCCGACCGGATGGTGCTGCGGATCGACGACGAACACTTCCCAGAAATCGGTGGTCAGCTCGTCCTCGGCGCGCAGGAAATCGATCACCTGGCCGACCGTCCAATGCTCCGGCACCGCGATCGGATCGCGGCGCATCAGGCGTCCGGCCGATTCCTCGGGGAAGGTCAGCGCCTCTTCGATCGCGGCGCGATCGTCCGGCTCCATGGCGCTGAGGACGGCGGCCTGCTCGTCCGCCTCCATGTCCTCGATCATCGCGACGGCGTCGTCGGTATCGAGCTCGCCGGCGATCTCGGCGACCTGGTGCGGTTCGAGCGCGTCGATCAGCTCGTCGCGCACCCAGTCGTTCATCTCCGCGAACACGTCGCCGTCGAGGAGGTCGGCGACCGCGGCGGCAAGCGCGCGGCGGTCATCGCGGTCGATCAGCTCGAACAGGTCGGCAATGTCGGCGGCGTGGAGCGGCTCGACCAGCGCGCGCGCGCCCTCATTGTCGCCGGCTTCGACACGGTCGATCACTTCGCGGACGAAATCCGGGTTCATCCGGTCGTCCTCGTCGTGGCGCTCGGGCGGCGGTGTCGGCGGGGTGGGGACAGTCTGCGCGATGGGGGTATCGATTTCGCTGTCGCTCATCGCCCTCTCCTCGCGCGGTCCGGCGCCCTCCTAGGCCGGTGGGGCGGCGCTGTCGATAAGCGGCGAGGGGTGGCGCGGGCGGGTTTCGGCCCCTAAGTGCTCGCCAGACCACAGGAGATATCCATGTCCGAACAGACCCTCGTCCTTTCGCTCGATTCCGGCGGCGACGTCGTCATCCGCCTGCGCCCCGATCTCGCGCCCGGCCATGTCGAGCGGATCACAAAGCTCGCCAAGGACGGTTTCTACGATGGCGTCGTCTTCCATCGCGTCATCCCCGGCTTCATGGCGCAGGGCGGCGACCCGACGGGCACCGGCACCAGCGGATCGAAGGAGCCCGACCTCAAGGCCGAGTTCAGCGACGAGCCGCATGTCCGCGGCACCTGCTCGATGGCGCGGACGATGAACCCGGACAGCGCCAACAGCCAGTTCTTCATCTGCTTCGACGACGCCCGCTTCCTCGACCGCCAATATACGGTGTGGGGTGAGGTGACCGAGGGCATGGAGCATGTCGATGCGCTGCCCAAGGGCGAGCCGCCCGCCACGCCGGGCAAGATCGTGAAGGCCGAAGTCCGCGACTAAGGCATGCGCCGCTCAGGCCGCTGCCTTGAGTTCGCCGCTTCCGGCGATGCTGGCGAACAGCCAGTCGTGGAAGATGCGCACCGGGCGGCGGCCGAGCGCCGAACGGCGGCACGCGAACCAATAGCCGTAGGGCGTGTCGATCCGCGCGCCGAACAGCTCTACCATGCGGGGATCGTGCGCGTCGCGGAAATGGCTGTCGAGCATCAGCGCGACGCCGAGCCCCTGCGCCGCTGCCTCGAGCATCAGCGGCCCCGAATCGAAATAGTCGATCGCCGCGGGCTGCAGACCGGACACCCCCATCGCATCGCGCCACATGTCGAAGATGTCGGCCATGTCGCGGTGGAGAAATACGGTTGCCGCGGCGAGATCGGCGGGCCGGGTGTAGCCGAGATCGGCCGCGGCGATGGCGACGATCTGGTTCACGTCGATCCGCCGCGCATACAGGCTGCTATCGACCTCGCTGGTCAGCACGATCGCGGCATCGACACCTTCATCGAGGCGGGCGAGGCCGTGCGCGGCGGTATCGATGTCGATGTGCAGCTCCGGATGGGCTGCGCGAAGCTCGGCGAGCCGCGGCATCAGCCGCTGCGACGCGAACAGCGGCAGCACCGAGAGACGCAGCCGCATCAGCTCGCGCTCGCCGCGCGCCCGCTCGATGGCAAGGCCGAGCGCGTCGAGCGAGGGGCCGACCTCGACGAGCAGCCGCTCGCCCTCGGGATTGAGCCGCACCGACTGATGACGCCGCTCGAACAGCGGATGGCCGACGTGACGCTCGAGCGATTGCAGCCGCCGGCTGAGCGCGGGCGACGAAAGCGACAGCGCTTCCGCCGCGCCCTTCACCGATCCGGTCCGCGCGACCTGCACAAAGGCCTCGATCGCGGTCAAAGGAGGAAGCCTGCGCATATCCTCTCCCCTATATGGTGCGCCGCACGCACACCGCGGCAGGCAAAATCCGCGGTAAAGCGCGGTTATGATTGCACCAGATGCAACCAATAGCATATCATTTCGCACTTGCACAATGATGTTGCATTAGCGAAAAAGACCTC from Allosphingosinicella indica includes the following:
- a CDS encoding RNA-binding S4 domain-containing protein, whose amino-acid sequence is MAETLRLDKFLWFARIVKTRALAQAMAEAGRIRMDGRILDRAHAPVRSGDVLSFAQRGTVRVIRILALPDRRGPPDEARALYEAVSEQPLTSGGGQD
- the fdxA gene encoding ferredoxin FdxA; the protein is MTYVVTEACIRCKYMDCVEVCPVDCFYEGDNMLVINPSECIDCGVCEPECPAEAILPDTENGLEKWLELNATYSAEWPNITRKRESPADADEHKGEDGKFDKYFSAEPGQGD
- a CDS encoding CarD family transcriptional regulator, whose amino-acid sequence is MAAKALSFDVGDYVVYPKHGVGRVVELQSTDIAGMQLELYVLRFEKEKMTLRVPTNKAESVGMRKLSSDKTLKDALETLKGKPKVKRTMWSRRAQEYEAKINSGDLISIAEVTRDLFRADDQPEQSYSERQIFEAASSRLARELAAMEQVDEPKALEQILEILNKAAAIYNKDKVAAEK
- a CDS encoding head GIN domain-containing protein, with amino-acid sequence MRIIAIAAVPILALAGCNMVADAQRGGDDDAPRGTAERSFQVGAFEGVSLAGHNDVEVKVGGPVSVRAVGDAAELDRLEIEVRNGTLRIGEQRNIGTHRGKAVIYVTVPSLSAAAIGGSGDMKIDRAESRRFAGSIGGSGDMEIGQLKAGEASFSIAGSGGIKAAGTADSAETSIAGSGDIDLAGLTAGDADISIVGSGNTSIRATRNATVSIMGSGDAKISGGARCKISKMGSGSVDCG
- a CDS encoding GIN domain-containing protein: MNRIPVALLFAALAPAPAAAAERRFTVTDFDRVQIDGPFEVRLVTGKPNGAIARGDTRALDSVSIEVQGKLLKVKPSLSRWGGYPGEATGTPVIELSTRDLASVFVRGTGSLSVDSVKAMKFEASLSGSGAIAIGRIEADRLDLALLGSGGITIAGKAKTLRASIQGQGDLAAEGLVSEDAQINAGTTGRVMTTVNRAVKVNSAGSGDVEIAGKAACTVTVRGSGRVMCGR
- a CDS encoding DUF1489 family protein, with the translated sequence MPLHISKVAVGCASFSALRNRQARRMRDGFVPVLTRFRPKRADELIGGSLFWIVKHRIIARQEILGFEDAAERRTLIRLDPAVVPLTAAPKRAHQGWRYLNAEDAPADLGEGVAGILELPPAMARQLATLALI
- the mgtE gene encoding magnesium transporter, which codes for MSDSEIDTPIAQTVPTPPTPPPERHDEDDRMNPDFVREVIDRVEAGDNEGARALVEPLHAADIADLFELIDRDDRRALAAAVADLLDGDVFAEMNDWVRDELIDALEPHQVAEIAGELDTDDAVAMIEDMEADEQAAVLSAMEPDDRAAIEEALTFPEESAGRLMRRDPIAVPEHWTVGQVIDFLRAEDELTTDFWEVFVVDPQHHPVGSVALSWILRTPRNFAMADLMQREQTLIPVDMDQEEVALRFQKYALISAAVVDPAGRLVGMITVDDIVHIIQEEAGEDVLLLSGAGEGDINEPLRDSYKARVRWLAANLLTALVGSSIIALFGAAIEQMVALAVLMPIVASIGGNAGTQTMAVAVRALAMNQLTRSNSLRTIWREIRLALLNGATIAILIGIGAGLVFGNPALGGVIAVAMLINIVIAGLAGVLVPLLLDRLNQDPAVASSVFVTTITDSMGFLAFLGLAVAAGLVSH
- a CDS encoding peptidylprolyl isomerase; amino-acid sequence: MSEQTLVLSLDSGGDVVIRLRPDLAPGHVERITKLAKDGFYDGVVFHRVIPGFMAQGGDPTGTGTSGSKEPDLKAEFSDEPHVRGTCSMARTMNPDSANSQFFICFDDARFLDRQYTVWGEVTEGMEHVDALPKGEPPATPGKIVKAEVRD
- a CDS encoding LysR substrate-binding domain-containing protein produces the protein MRRLPPLTAIEAFVQVARTGSVKGAAEALSLSSPALSRRLQSLERHVGHPLFERRHQSVRLNPEGERLLVEVGPSLDALGLAIERARGERELMRLRLSVLPLFASQRLMPRLAELRAAHPELHIDIDTAAHGLARLDEGVDAAIVLTSEVDSSLYARRIDVNQIVAIAAADLGYTRPADLAAATVFLHRDMADIFDMWRDAMGVSGLQPAAIDYFDSGPLMLEAAAQGLGVALMLDSHFRDAHDPRMVELFGARIDTPYGYWFACRRSALGRRPVRIFHDWLFASIAGSGELKAAA